A stretch of DNA from Thermococcus sp. Bubb.Bath:
CGGGCATCACTTCGAGGGCAATAACCTCGCACCCGATTTCCTCAGCGTATTCCTTGAGCATTTCTTTAAGCCTTTCAGCAACTTTCCCGATGAGAATGTCTCTCCTGTATTTTGGTATCCATACGAAGTGATAAGTTAAAAAGTGTCTTGCGTGCCTTGTTCTTTTGATTTTCAGTGATTCACTCTGCATTGTGAACCCCTTAATGTATGGTATGCTTTATTGCTTAAATGCTTTTCGCTTTCCTGTCCTCAGGCTGAATTTTCGATTACTGCATCCCCGCCCTAAAGGGCGAGGCTTTCAGGAGAAGAAAGGAAAAACGGGTGCCCCTGGATCAGGGCGGAGCAAAGGCTGAAAGATTAAAACCGGCCGGTCTAATCGAGAATCGCTCCACGTATCTCCCCTGAAAGTGCCCCGTTCCGCCGGCGGGGCCTGTCAAAAGCCCCGGTGGAGGTCGATTTTGGAGTAGTTGGATTTTGCCCCTTTTGGGAAAACGGGCATTTTCATCACCGATCTGTCCAGGAAGGGCCGTTTCCTTAACTTTCGATTTTTAGAGTAGAGAATTTCATCTTTTGACATTGTAAAATGAAAAAGTGTCTGAAGGGCTTTAAATCTCGAAAGGAGGGATTTAATTGGAAATTACTCCATCTATCTCCAGTTTTCTCTCCCGGTTATGTTATCAGAGGAAGGAAGAGGCTTCTCCATACCCCAGTTTGAAAGTAGTTGGATTTTCCCTTTTCTTGTCTTTTCCGGTGTTTTTTGGCTGTTTGGGTTTAGTGCGTCCTGAATAGACGGTGGTAATTGATAAAAAGGCATTAAAACGTTTTTATCACCCTTATAGGCTGGCAAAGCCCCGTCCGCGTTCCCCAACCTGGGAGGGAAAAAGTTTTTCTATTCCAACGCCCATACCGACCACCATGCGGATTAAAATAGAGCTCAACTCTGACGAGAGGTTTCCGGAATGGGCCATAGGCAAGCACGCGATTCAGGCGATGGTGTACACCCACCTCAACGGCACCCCCTACGAGAGTTTACACGACAGGAGGGGCTTCAAGTTCTTCTGCTTCTCCGACGTCTTCCCCAGCGGCCCCTTCGGGCCCGAGAAGAAAACCCTCCTCATAAGCTCCCCCGATGAAGCTTTTATTGAGACCCTCTACGAGAAGCTTTTACCGAACGAGAGGCTCTACCTCGGAAAGCATGCCCTCAACGTCCTCTCAATTAAAAAGTTCTCGCTGATGCCGAAGAGGGCCTTCATAACCGGCTCCCCGGTTGTCCTCCGCGCCCCCCAAAACGGCCGCTTCTTCACCTTCCACCACCACAGGAGCCTGGAGTACTTCATCGAGAGGCTCACCGAGAACGCCCTCGTCAAGTACTCGGCCTTCACGGGCGAGAACTTCCACCTCGACGGGCCGCTCTTCACGAGGCTCGTGCCCAGGGTGAGGAGAAAGGGCTGGTTCGACATTTACGTCCGGGTGAACATCAGGGGGAGGTACTTCGACGTTCCCGGAACCACCTGGGAGTACCTTGAGGCACCAATTGACGAGTCCAACAGGGACTTCTACGCCTTCATAATGGACGCCGGGATCGGCGAGCTCAACAGCCTCGGGTTCGGGTTTTTGAACCCGAAGAAGGAGGGCAAGCGGGGGCGGTGAAGCCCCCTTGAGACACCCCAACCTCCTGTTTTCCAGTCCGGGTTACCGCTCGGACAGGTCATCAGGGCGTTTGTTTCCAAAGCTGTAAAGCTGGTTCTG
This window harbors:
- the cas6 gene encoding CRISPR-associated endoribonuclease Cas6, with protein sequence MRIKIELNSDERFPEWAIGKHAIQAMVYTHLNGTPYESLHDRRGFKFFCFSDVFPSGPFGPEKKTLLISSPDEAFIETLYEKLLPNERLYLGKHALNVLSIKKFSLMPKRAFITGSPVVLRAPQNGRFFTFHHHRSLEYFIERLTENALVKYSAFTGENFHLDGPLFTRLVPRVRRKGWFDIYVRVNIRGRYFDVPGTTWEYLEAPIDESNRDFYAFIMDAGIGELNSLGFGFLNPKKEGKRGR